Proteins encoded together in one Phalacrocorax aristotelis chromosome 7, bGulAri2.1, whole genome shotgun sequence window:
- the CCDC39 gene encoding coiled-coil domain-containing protein 39 encodes MEGVRSRSTASVLAALRWDDGFAVPVANAENKALEDELQKMQKEKVNLQNELADFEERIEAMTSHLKNVRQELSFTQSLYKARENEVETEQHFKALAERECGRLKSEIKRLEDEIVSLRGKKNSQENTISKTTKKLENLKQQMNCDEEVLESWIKESSRKDDDAITIQKYAQQDEGKLGALTLQVEKLTMQANQKRRALDNELTETITAQIELDKTAEDFRRVHQERQEVIRQWENTIQQMEKRDQQIDHYALLITEIKQEIRKKETVLKEKTSFLVNETLNNMEYEKKISLAEREAASLRNEYQAQDTYRVQLQDELDALKSVADRTASDLESLRTQVTNLKKEIQKKEARLSFLKEKNASLSSKLKLVTEETLSSEDKALRMEEILKEGEKIVKEKETEMNQLKELLFKKTQELKVQKDKEKCVLAEIEGSRTSLKNLKSRLHRLDADALKQQELIYNQDFYIQQVQRRLSRLEGEVNADEKQVLEAKVAELKKTLEEKKNAYDVLHAQHKKLQSDVHFIKRAMDKTGEETSGMMVKINELNLFNERSDQELKKAKAIKQEMMVEDNLLKLELNRLQDTLCNKTEKVLTLEKQKLELKKAIAERTEEIKIHKAMLDSQIRLVDQERQRISAEFQDRLNKIHKLRCRYEILTVAMMPPEGEEEKTHTYYVIKAAQEKEALQREGDDLDAKICKAEEEIVALENTLCVLNNCNSNYRNSFKEVTETSEEYEEKLKLEEEKRAADEKYRYKCRQIKELQENLQSMEKNFDTVLKQEALLQEQKKEKEALILQLNRDVEEQKPKLERVIKQCSRLSREIQALKKNKTETQEERDIDLRDLKSFNRNIDKLLADVLEANPDLTTPFQMYFHQSNLELPTIASAGGCQSSRSPSTQNSLASTRSSRSTGSGSSQTSSLRVIDLSLPLPTPAEAAALGSQPPSRAGIFNICNRKKKS; translated from the exons ATGGAGGGCGTCCGCAGCCGCTCCACCGCCTCGGTGCTGGCCGCGCTCCGCTGGGACGATGGCTTCGCCGTCCCCGTGGCCAACGCGGAGAACAAGGCGCTGGAAGACGAA CTGCAGaagatgcaaaaagaaaaggtaaaccTGCAGAATGAGTTGGCCGACTTTGAGGAGCGTATAGAAGCGATGACATCTCATTTGAAAAACGTAAGACAAGAATTGAGCTTCACTCAG TCTCTTTACAAAGCCAGAGAGAATGAAGTCGAAACTGAACAACACTTTAAAGCCCTTGCTGAGAGAGAATGTGGACGTCTCAAAAGTGAGATTAAACGACTGGAAGATGAGATAGTTTCcttaagaggaaagaaaaacagtcaaGAA AATACTATAAGTAAAACCACTAAGAAGTTGGAAAACTTAAAACAACAGATGAACTGTGATGAGGAAGTTCTGGAGAGCTGGATAAAGGAATCAAGTCGTAAAGATGATGATGCTATTACAATCCAGAAATATGCACAACAAGATGAAGGGAAACTAGGA GCATTAACCCTTCAAGTAGAAAAGTTGACCATGCAAGCAAATCAGAAGCGTAGAGCTCTTGATAATGAGCTTACAGAAACCATAACAGCTCAG ATAGAGCTTGACAAGACAGCTGAAGATTTTCGCAGAGTTCATCAGGAGAGGCAAGAAGTCATCAGGCAGTGGGAGAACACAATACAACAGATGGAGAAAAGAGATCAACAGATTGATCACTATGCTTTG CTAATCACAGAGATAAAACAGGagatcagaaagaaagaaactgtgCTGAAAGAGAAGACTTCCTTTTTGGTAAATGAAACTCTTAATAATATggaatatgaaaagaaaatttctttggCTGAACGGGAAGCTGCCAGCCTCCGAAATGAATACCAAGCTCAGGATACCTACAGAGTTCAGCTGCAGGATGAG CTGGATGCTTTGAAGTCCGTTGCGGACAGAACTGCTTCTGACCTTGAGTCTTTGAGAACACAAGTAACCaatctgaagaaagaaattcagaaaaaagaagCCAG attaagctttcttaaagaaaaaaatgcaagtcttTCCAGTAAGCTGAAGCTTGTGACTGAGGAGACTCTCAGCTCAGAAGACAAAGCTTTGAGGATGGAGGAAATActaaaggaaggagaaaaaattgtCAAG gagaaagaaacagaaatgaaccAGTTAAAAGAACTACTTTTCAAGAAGACTCAAGAGCTAAAGGTGCAGAAGGATAAGGAGAAGTGTGTTCTGGCGGAAATTGAAGGTAGTCGAACATCGCTTAAAAATCTTAAGAGTCGACTGCACAGGCTTGACGCAGATGCATTAAAACAACAAGAATTAATATATAATCAG GATTTTTATATTCAGCAAGTACAGAGGCGGCTGTCACGGTTAGAAGGAGAGGTTAATGCAGATGAAAAACAAGTTCTGGAGGCAAAAGTTGCTGAGCTTAAGAAAAccttagaagaaaagaaaaacgcATATGATGTCTTACATGCACAGCACAAGAAGCTTCAG AGTGATGTCCATTTCATCAAGAGAGCAATGGACAagacaggagaagaaacaagtggCATGATGGTCAAGATAAATGAACTAAATCTTTTCAATGAGAGATCGGATCAGGAGTTAAAAAAAGCTAAAGCCATTAAGCAG GAGATGATGGTCGAAGATAATCTCTTAAAACTAGAATTGAACCGTCTTCAAGATACTCTGTGTAATAAGACAGAGAAAGTTCTaacactggaaaaacaaaaactggaGTTAAAGAAAGCCATAGCAGAAAGAACTGAGGAAATTAAGATTCATAAGGCAATGCTGGATTCCCAGATAAGACTTGTGGATCAGGAACGGCAACGCATAAG TGCTGAATTTCAAGATCGCCTGAATAAAATTCATAAACTGAGGTGCAGATATGAAATTCTTACTGTTGCCATGATGCCACctgaaggagaagaggagaaaactCATACCTACTATGTAATTAAG gctgcacaggaaaaggaagcacTGCAACGTGAAGGTGATGATTTAGATGCAAAGATCTGCAAAGCCGAAGAAGAAATTGTAGCTCTGGAAAACACTTTGTGTGTCCTTAATAACTGCAACAGCAATTACCGAAACTCCTTCAAGGAAGTCACTGAGACAA GTGAGGAGTATGAGGAAAAATTGAAActagaggaagagaagagggcTGCTGATGAAAAATACAGGTACAAATGCAGGCAGATCAAGGAACTTCAGGAAAATCTCCAG agcatggaaaaaaattttgatACGGTTCTGAAGCAGGAGGCCCTCCTCCaagagcaaaagaaggaaaaagaagctcTCATTTTGCAGCTGAACAGAGACGTAGAAGAACAGAAGCCAAAACTAGAGAGGGTTATAAAACAG TGTTCCAGACTATCCAGAGAAATTCAGGCTCTgaagaagaataaaacagaaacacaagaagAAAGAGACATTGATCTTCGTGACTTGAAAAGCTTCAACAGAAACATCGACAAATTGTTAGCTGATGTTCTGGAAGCAAATCCTGACTTAACTACGCCCTTTCAGATGTATTTTCACCAG TCCAATTTAGAGCTTCCTACAATTGCGTCTGCTGGTGGTTGTCAAAGTTCTCGATCACCATCCACACAAAACTCATTGGCTTCTACCAG ATCCTCCAGAAGCACAGGTTCAGGCTCTAGCCAGACTTCATCGCTCAGAGTCATAGATCTGAGCCTGCCTCTCCCCACTCCCGCAGAAGCAGCTGCTCTTGGTTCACAGCcgcccagcagagctggcatcTTCAATATTTGCAACCGCAAAAAAAAGTCTTAG